Proteins from one Erysipelothrix larvae genomic window:
- a CDS encoding YveK family protein, giving the protein MEPKNNIKMNQEEEISIVDLLGVIRSKLVQIAIVGVAFALFAYIFSVFFINPVYESNAVLIVTNRKDSGGSSITNDEITSAKNLASVYSIIIKSNNVMGNVVNNLSLDITPESLAKKVTVSAVDSTQVIRVSVRDTDKKAALRYTQEIVNVAPDIIVELVGAGSVGVVSTPQLPTSPVSPNVRMNTLVAFVLGLALSIGIVLIKHFLDRTYKIPENVEEELGFPVIGIIPNFEDASRGMRK; this is encoded by the coding sequence GTGGAACCTAAGAATAACATAAAAATGAATCAGGAAGAAGAAATAAGCATTGTTGATCTTTTGGGGGTAATCCGATCAAAACTTGTGCAAATTGCAATTGTGGGGGTTGCGTTTGCATTGTTTGCTTATATATTTTCTGTATTCTTTATTAATCCGGTATACGAAAGTAATGCGGTACTTATTGTAACCAACCGAAAAGATTCTGGAGGAAGTTCAATTACGAATGATGAAATTACATCTGCCAAGAATCTTGCATCAGTTTATAGCATTATCATCAAGAGTAATAACGTGATGGGAAATGTGGTGAATAATTTGTCGCTTGACATTACACCAGAGTCACTTGCAAAGAAAGTCACTGTTTCTGCAGTAGATAGTACACAAGTAATCCGTGTGTCTGTGCGTGATACTGATAAAAAGGCAGCACTTCGCTATACTCAAGAAATAGTGAATGTCGCACCAGATATAATTGTAGAACTTGTAGGTGCTGGTTCAGTGGGAGTTGTATCAACACCACAGTTGCCAACATCTCCGGTCTCACCTAATGTTCGTATGAATACATTAGTTGCTTTTGTATTGGGGCTAGCACTTAGTATCGGAATCGTTCTAATTAAGCACTTCTTAGATCGAACATATAAAATCCCTGAAAATGTTGAAGAAGAGTTGGGATTTCCAGTTATTGGTATTATTCCCAATTTTGAAGATGCAAGCCGAGGTATGAGAAAATGA
- a CDS encoding CpsD/CapB family tyrosine-protein kinase gives MISFKKRNKQVKKNKTYILSNKSPFAYLEGYKSLRTNLSFLTFSGEVKTILVTSSVPNEGKSTVSINVARTLSMAGHKVLLIDADLRAPVIQKYLNVNYKITSGLSSVLASKAQIKDAIYKSPSLEMDVIFSGPIPPNAVELLSRDRAKTSIETLRKRYDYIIIDSPPAGVVTDSVVLSQHVDGVLYVVRQNHAEKELVKNAMKDLVSMEANILGIIFNDYIDERSKRKGSRDKYSYYYQSGNK, from the coding sequence ATGATCAGTTTTAAGAAAAGAAATAAGCAAGTCAAGAAGAATAAAACATACATTTTAAGTAACAAGTCTCCCTTTGCATATCTAGAAGGGTATAAGTCGTTAAGAACAAATTTAAGCTTTTTGACCTTTAGTGGTGAAGTGAAAACAATACTTGTGACAAGTTCTGTGCCGAATGAAGGGAAGAGTACCGTTTCAATAAATGTTGCACGTACATTATCGATGGCGGGTCATAAGGTACTGTTAATTGATGCGGATTTGAGAGCCCCTGTAATCCAAAAGTACCTAAATGTAAACTATAAAATTACCAGTGGATTATCCTCGGTACTTGCGAGCAAAGCTCAAATTAAAGACGCAATTTATAAAAGTCCTAGTCTTGAAATGGATGTCATCTTCTCAGGACCGATTCCACCAAATGCCGTGGAGTTACTTTCAAGGGATCGCGCAAAGACCTCGATTGAAACACTTCGAAAACGCTATGACTATATCATCATAGACTCACCACCAGCTGGGGTAGTAACAGACTCGGTAGTATTGTCTCAACATGTTGATGGCGTTCTTTATGTGGTAAGACAAAATCATGCGGAAAAAGAACTAGTTAAAAATGCTATGAAAGATCTGGTATCGATGGAAGCGAATATTCTAGGTATTATTTTTAATGATTATATAGATGAGAGATCAAAACGCAAAGGCAGTCGGGATAAGTACTCCTACTATTATCAAAGTGGTAATAAATAG